The following proteins come from a genomic window of Salvia hispanica cultivar TCC Black 2014 chromosome 4, UniMelb_Shisp_WGS_1.0, whole genome shotgun sequence:
- the LOC125223180 gene encoding E3 UFM1-protein ligase 1 homolog, translating into MDEELLELQRQFEFAQQAKSSIRLSERNVVELVQKLQQLEIIDFELLHTSSGKEYITQEQLRSEIISEINKRGRVSLIDLADTIGVDLYHVEKQSQQLVSNDSSLVLINGEIVSSSYWDTVSEEINERLQECSQISLAEIAAQLQVGSELIISVLEPRIGTLIKGRLEGGQLYTPAYVARVNAMVRGAARGIAVPMNMSAWWSSLQVLLQDMDGFSGVAVESSFFQSLFNNLVKGGEILGSLRAGVHWTPSVFAMAQKECVDSFFSQNSFISYETLHKLGIPQPIQFLQSRYPEGKALDTVFVHGSLIEMLDNSVDDAVGCGSWIVSLTILPTSFTPQDASKVLSFCPTVQRALKSGKAHVLGESYILSDTFVKHLFDSIQKEMENISLSGHSAVVSSDTSHDDSSNLADQDEYGNQSGIGKSAPEKGSKKKKGKSAANVKGGSAESGMELQESTKKKQRKGKVNPGAQVSDPKSGAKKDTERLDQPSFLSEKSLIQKIMSMIPDLEEQGLDDPETVLAPLAQHLRPMLLNSWMERRKAAFTENAQQMKQLLDDLQRKLDEAFLNIQLYEKALDLFEDDPQNAVLLHKHLLRTAATPIVDTLLVHLDKHCKLKNGLQLEGSQIPEPVAMSSADRISLANGLPRSLSVKAIELVETLEGKLVESFISTARELIEESGLIFKKLDKKLERTLLHSYKKDLTSQVAAESDPVSLLAKVVSLLYVQIHGKALQAPGRAISVAVARLKDKLDDSAFKTLQDYQRAAVTLLSLMSSATGNEEDCTLDRISSQRELLEGLMPALKNIVTKS; encoded by the exons atgGATGAGGAACTGCTTGAATTGCAGAGACAATTCGAGTTTGCACAGCAGGCGAAATCCAGCATCCGTTTGTCCGAACGAAATGTCGTCGAATTGGTCCAGAAACTCCAGCAACTTGAAATCATCGACTTCGAACTTCTCCACACCTCCTCCGGCAAAGAATACATCACTCAG GAGCAATTGAGGAGTGAAATCatttctgaaataaataagagaggtCGAGTATCCTTGATTGATTTAGCGGATACAATTGGGGTAGATTTGTACCATGTCGAAAAACAATCGCAGCAGCTTGTGTCCAATGACTCTTCACTTGTGTTAATTAATGGAGAGATAGTTTCGAGTTCTTATTGGGACACAGTTTCCGAGGAAATCAATGAAAGACTCCAGGAGTGCAGCCAAATTTCGTTGGCCGAGATTGCGGCACAGCTGCAAGTTGGCTCCGAATTGATCATCTCTGTTCTAGAACCTCGTATTGGAACATTG ATCAAGGGTCGGCTTGAGGGTGGACAACTGTATACACCAGCATATGTTGCGCGTGTGAATGCAATGGTGCGCGGAGCAGCAAGAGGGATTGCTGTTCCTATGAATATGTCGGCGTGGTGGAGCTCATTGCAGGTTCTGTTGCAAGATATGGATGGGTTTAGTGGAGTGGCAGTTGAGAGTAGTTTTTTCCAgtcattatttaataatttggtTAAAGGAGGAGAGATTCTTGGCTCACTACGCGCTGGAGTACACTGGACACCTTCT GTATTCGCGATGGCTCAAAAAGAATGTGTGGACTCTTTCTTTTCACAG AACTCTTTTATAAGCTATGAAACTCTTCACAAACTTGGAATACCACAGCCTATTCAGTTTTTGCAG tCCAGATATCCTGAAGGCAAGGCCCTTGATACTGTCTTTGTTCATGGTTCGCTGATCGAAATGTTGGACAATTCTGTGGATGATGCTGTTGGATGTGGCAGCTG GATAGTTTCACTCACAATTTTACCCACATCCTTTACTCCCCAAGATGCATCTAAAGTTCTTTCATTTTGTCCAACTGTTCAAAGAGCTCTGAAG TCTGGCAAAGCTCATGTTCTGGGGGAATCATATATATTGAGTGATACTTTTGTGAAG CATCTGTTTGATAGTATTCAGAAGGAGATGGAGAATATTAGTCTTTCTGGACATAGTGCTGTTGTGTCATCTGACACTTCACATGACGACAGCAGCAACCTGGCTGACCAAGATGAATATGGTAATCAAAGTGGCATAGGTAAATCAGCTCCAGAAAAAGgatcaaagaagaaaaaaggaaaatcagCTGCGAATGTGAAAGGTGGGAGTGCTGAAAGTGGTATGGAGCTACAAGaatcaactaaaaaaaagCAGAGAAAGGGAAAGGTTAACCCAGGTGCACAAGTTTCAGATCCAAAGTCAGGTGCCAAAAAAGATACTGAGAGGTTGGACCAACCTAGCTTTCTGTCAGAAAAATCATtgattcaaaagataatgtcaATGATCCCAGATTTGGAGGAGCAAG GTTTGGATGATCCTGAAACCGTTCTTGCACCTCTGGCCCAACATTTGAGACCTATGCTCCTAAATTCATGGATGGAAAGAAGAAAGGCTGCTTTTACAGAGAATGCTCAGCAAATGAAACAGTTGCTTGATGATTTACAGCGTAAGCTTGATGAG GCATtcttaaatattcaattatatgaAAAAGCGCTAGATTTGTTCGAAGATGACCCACAAAATGCT GTTCTCTTACATAAGCACTTGTTACGGACTGCAGCAACCCCAATTGTGGACACTCTCTTAGTTCATTTG GACAAGCACTGCAAATTGAAGAACGGACTTCAACTTGAGGGATCTCAAATTCCTGAACCTGTAGCAATGAGCTCTGCAGATAGAATTTCCCTG GCAAATGGTTTGCCCAGGTCTTTATCAGTAAAAGCCATTGAGCTGGTTGAAACTTTAGAGGGAAAG CTAGTGGAGTCATTCATAAGTACAGCAAGAGAATTAATAGAGGAAAG TGGTTTAATATTCAAGAAACTTGATAAGAAGTTGGAGAGGACTCTTCTGCATTCCTACAAGAAG GATTTAACGTCTCAAGTTGCTGCCGAATCCGATCCTGTCTCCCTTCTGGCAAAAGTTGTTTCGTTACTCTATGTTCAG ATACATGGAAAAGCTCTTCAAGCTCCTGGCAGGGCAATTTCAGTTGCCGTGGCTCGATTAAAG GATAAACTGGACGATTCAGCTTTCAAGACCTTACAAGATTATCAAAGAGCAGCTGTTACCCTTCTATCTCTAATGTCCTCGGCAACTGGAAAC GAAGAAGACTGTACATTGGACAGAATATCGAGCCAGAGGGAGCTCCTCGAGGGTTTGATGCCGGCGTTGAAGAATATAGTTACAAAATCCTGA
- the LOC125185492 gene encoding ankyrin repeat-containing protein At5g02620-like, with product MESSSAGQTPYISSPVGQTPRKKMTKQLTGKRDDSALHSAARAGNVMAIQDMIEDIAEEDLIEVLSKENWAGETALYVAAEYGYHELVRELIQFYDLAAAGIKAKNGFDALHIAAKQGDLEVVKVLMEAYPELSMTVDIANTTALHTAATQGRIEVVNYFLESECSLATIAKSNGKTALHSAARNGHVQVVEALLSKEPRITTRTDKKGQTALHMAAKGQNLDVVALLTRADASTINMVDSKGNTPLHIAARKGRDQIVKFLLSHKETDTKVVNRSNETALDAAEKKEITSLLQGHGVLSARAINPQASELKKTVSDIKHEVHNQLEHTRQTRKRVQGIAKRLNKMHVEGLNNAINSTTVVAVLIATVAFAAIFTVPGQYVDDPNDIPPGLSLGEANIAPRVAFLVFFVVDSIALFISLAVVVVQTSVVVIESKAKKQMMAIINKLMWVACVMVSVAYLALSFVVVGDRERWLAVLVTIVGTTIMATTLGTMCYWVVMHRIESKNKRMVRKMALASRSRSGTLSVLPSDGELADAEFDKMYAI from the exons ATGGAGAGTTCATCGGCAGGGCAGACTCCGTACATATCATCACCGGTGGGGCAGACTccgaggaagaagatgacgaAGCAGCTGACGGGGAAGCGCGACGACTCGGCGCTTCACTCGGCCGCGCGAGCGGGGAATGTGATGGCAATACAAGATATGATCGAGGACATTGCCGAGGAAGATCTGATTGAGGTTTTATCCAAGGAGAATTGGGCGGGCGAGACGGCCTTGTACGTGGCCGCTGAGTACGGCTACCACGAGCTCGTCAGGGAGTTGATTCAGTTCTACGATCTCGCCGCGGCCGGAATCAAGGCCAAGAACGGTTTCGACGCCCTCCATATTGCCGCCAAACAGGGCGATTTAGAGGTCGTGAAGGTGCTCATGGAGGCGTATCCGGAGCTGTCTATGACGGTCGACATAGCCAACACCACAGCGCTGCACACCGCGGCCACGCAGGGCCGGATTGAGGTGGTCAATTATTTCTTGGAATCGGAGTGCAGCCTCGCTACTATAGCTAAGAGTAATGGGAAAACGGCATTGCACTCTGCGGCTAGAAACGGGCACGTTCAAGTAGTCGAGGCCCTTCTTAGTAAGGAGCCCAGGATCACCACACGCACGGATAAGAAGGGCCAGACCGCGCTCCACATGGCTGCCAAGGGCCAAAACCTAGATGTTGTGGCGTTGCTCACCAGGGCCGACGCCTCCACCATTAACATGGTTGATAGTAAGGGCAACACGCCCCTGCACATCGCTGCCCGCAAGGGCAGGGACCAG ATCGTCAAGTTTTTGCTGAGCCATAAGGAGACGGACACGAAAGTGGTGAACCGGTCCAACGAGACAGCACTGGACGCAGCAGAGAAGAAGGAGATCACGTCACTGCTGCAGGGACACGGGGTGCTAAGTGCGCGGGCCATAAACCCACAGGCGTCAGAGCTGAAGAAGACAGTGAGCGACATAAAGCACGAGGTGCACAACCAGCTAGAGCACACAAGGCAGACGCGGAAGCGAGTGCAGGGAATCGCGAAACGCCTGAACAAGATGCACGTAGAGGGGCTGAACAACGCAATCAACTCAACAACGGTGGTGGCGGTGCTGATCGCCACGGTGGCATTCGCGGCCATCTTCACGGTGCCAGGGCAGTACGTGGACGACCCGAACGACATCCCGCCAGGGCTTTCTCTCGGGGAGGCCAACATCGCGCCCAGGGTGGCATTCCTGGTGTTCTTCGTGGTCGACTCAATCGCGCTGTTCATATCATTGGCAGTGGTGGTGGTGCAGACATCGGTGGTGGTGATAGAGAGCAAGGCAAAGAAGCAGATGATGGCGATCATAAACAAGCTCATGTGGGTGGCGTGCGTGATGGTGTCGGTGGCGTACTTGGCGCTGTCGTTCGTGGTGGTCGGGGACAGGGAGAGATGGCTGGCGGTGTTGGTGACAATAGTCGGGACGACGATCATGGCCACGACGTTGGGGACAATGTGTTACTGGGTGGTGATGCATAGGATTGAGAGCAAGAACAAAAGGATGGTCAGAAAAATGGCTCTAGCAAGTAGGTCCAGATCGGGAACTCTCTCCGTGCTGCCCTCCGATGGAGAGCTTGCCGATGCCGAATTCGATAAAATGTatgcaatttga